Proteins co-encoded in one Malus sylvestris chromosome 7, drMalSylv7.2, whole genome shotgun sequence genomic window:
- the LOC126628761 gene encoding disease resistance protein RPV1-like isoform X5 — protein MASSSSSSSSGLGWKYDVFINFRGEDTRRGFVSHLYKALAKKPINAFIDAEKLRKGDHLSQLLTAIRESRISIVVFSQDYASSTWCLKELVQILECKDTNNQIVLPIFYEVDPSDIRRLKRKFAEAFAKHDRDSNAEMEEVQRWRSALKTATSLSGWDSQNYENDAVLIEEIVEDVYSRLINISSTSSKDNGLVDMDSHMHEMLSLLYPSEGETNNVRVVGIWGMGGLGKTTIARAVYDEIACRFEACCFLKNVKEGFMKQGELHVQTVLLSSISDNKVGSSDISRRGFQVMLRSLGQRKVLIVVDDVDKLEQIEALLGERHSFGGGSRIIITSRDSQLLSIADVIYNPKTLSDYGALELFRRHAFRKNQPTRDYDNLSNCAVKYAQGLPLALKVLGAFLHNKTIREWEDELEKIRKIPQRGIHDVLKSSFDGLDYTERAIFLDIACFFKGMEKDHATRILDGCGFHPHIGIRVLIDRALITVSEKGELEMHDSLEEMGREIVRQQSIREPGGRSRLWSYEDVHHVLTQNTATNAIESIFVDFSYSDWVCLNAEAFVSMTQLRLLKIGHKGSIFEDYYKHHLIGPFKLLNLRYLSLFEFPLKSLPSNFQLKNLVELDMQFSLIDRLWEGTQTLKTLKFINLSYCEYLKETPDFTNVPNIERLILQCCTRLVEVHPSTSTLTNLVLLNLNSCHDLKILPSNIRMKYLKTFNLFGCLSLEMFPEISEVIEGLKELDLSRSRIKELPPSINNLTGLSNFNLKDCKELKSLPSKIRMRSLKTFNLSGCSSLEMFPEILEGMEELKELNLTWSKIKELPSSINNLTGLSHLNLEHCEELKILPSSICMKSLKTFNLYGCSNLEMFPEILEGMEELEELDLSGSKIKELPSSINNLTGLIRLNLILCKELKSLPSSIRMKSLKTFNLYGCTSLEMFPEISEGMEELEELNLSGSKIKELPLSINNLTGLSHFKLKHCEELKSLPSCIHMKCLKTFNLYGCSSLEMFPSISEGMEELEELNLSGSKIKELPLSINNLTGLSHLNLEHCMELKSLPSSIRMKSLKTLELYGCSSLEMFPEISECIEGLKELNLSGSKIKELPLSINNLTGLSHLNLKHCVELKSLPSSICMKSLKTLDLYDCSNLEMFPEILEGMEELEELDLSGSKIKELPLSINNLTGLSHLKLEYCVELKSLPSNICQLKSLVCLSLSNCTKFEVFPSIEENMEGLRELFLDGTSIKELSPWIERLTGLQYLNLRNCKSIVHLPDTLCNLAHLITDT, from the exons atggcttcttcttcttcttcttcttcttctggccTTGGTTGGAAATACGATGTGTTCATCAATTTCAGAGGGGAAGACACTCGCAGGGGCTTCGTCAGCCATCTCTACAAAGCTCTGGCTAAGAAACCAATCAACGCCTTCATTGATGCCGAGAAGCTCAGAAAAGGCGACCACCTTTCCCAGCTCCTGACAGCGATTCGAGAGTCGAGGATTTCGATTGTAGTTTTCTCTCAAGACTATGCTTCTTCCACTTGGTGCTTGAAAGAACTCGTGCAAATCCTGGAATGCAAGGATACCAATAACCAGATTGTACTCCCCATTTTCTATGAAGTTGATCCGTCTGATATTCGTAGACTCAAGAGAAAATTCGCCGAAGCTTTTGCTAAGCACGATCGTGATTCTAACGCCGAAATGGAAGAGGTTCAGAGATGGAGATCCGCTCTTAAGACTGCCACCAGTTTATCCGGCTGGGATTCGCAAAACTATGA GAATGATGCAGTGCTTATTGAGGAAATTGTAGAAGATGTTTATTCGAGATTGATCAACATCTCATCAACATCAAGCAAAGATAATGGCTTGGTTGACATGGATTCTCACATGCATGAAATGCTTTCATTATTATATCCCTCCGAAGGTGAAACGAATAATGTTCGCGTTGTTGGAATATGGGGTATGGGTGGTTTAGGCAAAACAACCATCGCTAGAGCTGTTTATGATGAAATCGCTTGTCGATTTGAAGCTtgttgctttcttaaaaatgtCAAGGAGGGTTTCATGAAGCAGGGCGAACTACATGTGCAGACAGTACTTCTATCTAGTATCTCAGACAACAAGGTGGGGAGTTCTGACATATCGAGAAGAGGTTTTCAGGTGATGTTAAGAAGCCTTGGTCAGAGAAAAGTTCTTATTGTTGTTGATGATGTGGACAAATTAGAACAAATTGAAGCTTTACTTGGAGAGCGACATTCCTTTGGTGGTGGAAGTAGGATTATTATCACAAGTAGAGATTCGCAGTTACTAAGCATAGCTGATGTGATATATAATCCTAAGACCTTGAGTGATTATGGAGCTCTGGAACTCTTTAGGCGGCACGCCTTCAGAAAAAACCAACCCACCAGAGATTATGATAATCTCTCGAATTGTGCTGTAAAATATGCTCAAGGTCTGCCTTTAGCACTCAAAGTCCTGGGAGCTTTTCTTCATAACAAAACTATACGCGAGTGGGAAGATGAGTtagaaaaaataaggaaaattccACAAAGGGGAATCCATGATGTGCTTAAATCAAGCTTCGATGGACTAGATTACACAGAGAGGGCCATCTTTCTAGATATTGCATGTTTCTTTAAAGGGATGGAGAAAGACCATGCAACCCGAATTCTAGACGGTTGTGGTTTCCATCCTCATATAGGAATAAGAGTTCTAATCGATCGAGCTCTCATAACTGTCTCAGAGAAGGGGGAACTGGAGATGCATGATTCATTAGAGGAAATGGGTCGGGAAATCGTTCGCCAACAATCTATCAGAGAGCCTGGGGGACGAAGTAGGTTGTGGAGTTATGAAGATGTTCATCACGTGCTAACTCAAAATACG GCTACGAATGCAATTGAAAGCATATTCGTGGATTTCTCATACTCAGACTGGGTATGCTTAAAtgctgaagcttttgttagtatGACTCAACTAAGACTTCTCAAGATCGGTCATAAGGGCTCAATTTTTGAAGATTACTACAAACACCACCTGATTGGGCCCTTTAAGTTACTTAACTTGAGGTATCTCTCCTTGTTTGAATTCCCTCTCAAGTCTTTGCCGTCCAACTTTCAATTGAAAAATCTTGTTGAACTTGACATGCAATTTAGTCTCATTGACCGACTTTGGGAAGGAACCCAG ACGCTGAAAACGTTGAAATTCATCAATTTAAGTTATTGTGAATACCTTAAGGAAACCCCTGACTTCACAAATGTGCCAAATATTGAGAGGCTAATTCTTCAATGTTGTACAAGGTTAGTTGAGGTTCACCCGTCTACTTCAACTCTTACAAACCTTGTTTTATTGAATCTGAATTCGTGTCATGACCTTAAGATTCTACCCAGCAACATTCGTATGAAATATCTCAAAACCTTTAATCTTTTTGGTTGCTTGAGCCTTGAGATGTTTCCAGAGATTTCAGAAGTGATTGAGGGGTTAAAAGAGCTTGATTTATCCAGGTCAAGAATTAAAGAACTGCCCCCGTCAATTAATAATCTCACGGGGTTGAGTAATTTCAACCTAAAAGATTGCAAGGAACTTAAGAGTCTACCCAGCAAAATTCGTATGAGATCTCTCAAAACCTTTAATCTTTCTGGCTGCTCCAGTCTTGAGATGTTTCCAGAGATTTTAGAAGGTATGGAGGAGTTAAAAGAGCTTAATTTAACCTggtcaaaaattaaagaactgCCCTCGTCAATTAATAATCTCACGGGGTTGAGTCATTTGAACCTAGAACATTGCGAGGAACTTAAGATTCTTCCAAGCAGCATTTGTATGAAATCTCTTAAAACCTTTAATCTTTATGGTTGCTCCAATCTTGAGATGTTTCCAGAGATTTTAGAAGGTATGGAGGAGTTAGAAGAGCTTGATTTATCCGggtcaaaaattaaagaactgCCTTCGTCAATTAATAATCTCACGGGGTTGATTCGTTTGAACCTAATACTTTGCAAGGAACTTAAGAGTCTTCCAAGCAGCATTCGTATGAAATCTCTCAAAACCTTTAACCTTTATGGTTGCACGAGTCTTGAGATGTTTCCAGAGATTTCAGAAGGTATGGAGGAGTTAGAAGAGCTTAATTTATCCGGGTCCAAAATTAAAGAACTGCCCCTGTCAATTAATAATCTCACGGGGTTGAGTCATTTCAAACTAAAACATTGCGAGGAACTTAAGAGTCTTCCAAGCTGCATTCATATGAAATGTCTAAAAACCTTTAATCTTTATGGCTGCTCCAGTCTTGAGATGTTTCCATCGATTTCAGAAG GTATGGAGGAGTTAGAAGAGCTTAATTTATCCGGATCCAAAATTAAAGAACTGCCCCTGTCAATTAATAATCTCACGGGGTTGAGTCATTTGAACCTAGAACATTGCATGGAACTTAAGAGTCTTCCAAGCAGCATTCGTATGAAATCTCTCAAAACCCTTGAACTTTATGGCTGCTCGAGTCTAGAGATGTTTCCAGAGATTTCAGAATGTATTGAGGGATTAAAAGAGCTTAATTTATCCGGGTCTAAAATTAAAGAACTGCCCCTGTCAATTAATAATCTCACGGGGTTGagtcatttgaacctaaaacatTGCGTGGAACTTAAGAGTCTTCCAAGCAGCATTTGTATGAAATCTCTCAAAACCCTTGATCTTTATGACTGCTCCAATCTTGAGATGTTTCCAGAGATTTTAGAAGGTATGGAGGAGTTAGAAGAGCTTGATTTATCCggatcaaaaattaaagaactgCCCCTATCAATTAATAATCTCACGGGATTAAGTCATTTGAAGCTAGAATATTGCGTGGAACTTAAGAGTCTTCCAAGCAACATTTGTCAGCTCAAGTCCCTTGTCTGTCTATCTCTTTCCAATTGTACAAAATTTGAGGTGTTTCCAAGCATTGAAGAAAATATGGAAGGATTAAGAGAGCTTTTCTTGGATGGAACATCTATCAAAGAGCTTTCCCCCTGGATTGAACGGCTTACGGGGCTTCAGTATTTAAATCTGAGAAACTGCAAAAGCATTGTACATCTTCCCGACACGCTCTGTAATTTGGCACACCTTATCACAGACACATAG
- the LOC126628761 gene encoding disease resistance protein RPV1-like isoform X14 — protein MASSSSSSSSGLGWKYDVFINFRGEDTRRGFVSHLYKALAKKPINAFIDAEKLRKGDHLSQLLTAIRESRISIVVFSQDYASSTWCLKELVQILECKDTNNQIVLPIFYEVDPSDIRRLKRKFAEAFAKHDRDSNAEMEEVQRWRSALKTATSLSGWDSQNYENDAVLIEEIVEDVYSRLINISSTSSKDNGLVDMDSHMHEMLSLLYPSEGETNNVRVVGIWGMGGLGKTTIARAVYDEIACRFEACCFLKNVKEGFMKQGELHVQTVLLSSISDNKVGSSDISRRGFQVMLRSLGQRKVLIVVDDVDKLEQIEALLGERHSFGGGSRIIITSRDSQLLSIADVIYNPKTLSDYGALELFRRHAFRKNQPTRDYDNLSNCAVKYAQGLPLALKVLGAFLHNKTIREWEDELEKIRKIPQRGIHDVLKSSFDGLDYTERAIFLDIACFFKGMEKDHATRILDGCGFHPHIGIRVLIDRALITVSEKGELEMHDSLEEMGREIVRQQSIREPGGRSRLWSYEDVHHVLTQNTATNAIESIFVDFSYSDWVCLNAEAFVSMTQLRLLKIGHKGSIFEDYYKHHLIGPFKLLNLRYLSLFEFPLKSLPSNFQLKNLVELDMQFSLIDRLWEGTQTLKTLKFINLSYCEYLKETPDFTNVPNIERLILQCCTRLVEVHPSTSTLTNLVLLNLNSCHDLKILPSNIRMKYLKTFNLFGCLSLEMFPEISEVIEGLKELDLSRSRIKELPPSINNLTGLSNFNLKDCKELKSLPSKIRMRSLKTFNLSGCSSLEMFPEILEGMEELKELNLTWSKIKELPSSINNLTGLSHLNLEHCEELKILPSSICMKSLKTFNLYGCSNLEMFPEILEGMEELEELNLSGSKIKELPLSINNLTGLSHLNLEHCMELKSLPSSIRMKSLKTLELYGCSSLEMFPEISECIEGLKELNLSGSKIKELPLSINNLTGLSHLNLKHCVELKSLPSSICMKSLKTLDLYDCSNLEMFPEILEGMEELEELDLSGSKIKELPLSINNLTGLSHLKLEYCVELKSLPSNICQLKSLVCLSLSNCTKFEVFPSIEENMEGLRELFLDGTSIKELSPWIERLTGLQYLNLRNCKSIVHLPDTLCNLAHLITDT, from the exons atggcttcttcttcttcttcttcttcttctggccTTGGTTGGAAATACGATGTGTTCATCAATTTCAGAGGGGAAGACACTCGCAGGGGCTTCGTCAGCCATCTCTACAAAGCTCTGGCTAAGAAACCAATCAACGCCTTCATTGATGCCGAGAAGCTCAGAAAAGGCGACCACCTTTCCCAGCTCCTGACAGCGATTCGAGAGTCGAGGATTTCGATTGTAGTTTTCTCTCAAGACTATGCTTCTTCCACTTGGTGCTTGAAAGAACTCGTGCAAATCCTGGAATGCAAGGATACCAATAACCAGATTGTACTCCCCATTTTCTATGAAGTTGATCCGTCTGATATTCGTAGACTCAAGAGAAAATTCGCCGAAGCTTTTGCTAAGCACGATCGTGATTCTAACGCCGAAATGGAAGAGGTTCAGAGATGGAGATCCGCTCTTAAGACTGCCACCAGTTTATCCGGCTGGGATTCGCAAAACTATGA GAATGATGCAGTGCTTATTGAGGAAATTGTAGAAGATGTTTATTCGAGATTGATCAACATCTCATCAACATCAAGCAAAGATAATGGCTTGGTTGACATGGATTCTCACATGCATGAAATGCTTTCATTATTATATCCCTCCGAAGGTGAAACGAATAATGTTCGCGTTGTTGGAATATGGGGTATGGGTGGTTTAGGCAAAACAACCATCGCTAGAGCTGTTTATGATGAAATCGCTTGTCGATTTGAAGCTtgttgctttcttaaaaatgtCAAGGAGGGTTTCATGAAGCAGGGCGAACTACATGTGCAGACAGTACTTCTATCTAGTATCTCAGACAACAAGGTGGGGAGTTCTGACATATCGAGAAGAGGTTTTCAGGTGATGTTAAGAAGCCTTGGTCAGAGAAAAGTTCTTATTGTTGTTGATGATGTGGACAAATTAGAACAAATTGAAGCTTTACTTGGAGAGCGACATTCCTTTGGTGGTGGAAGTAGGATTATTATCACAAGTAGAGATTCGCAGTTACTAAGCATAGCTGATGTGATATATAATCCTAAGACCTTGAGTGATTATGGAGCTCTGGAACTCTTTAGGCGGCACGCCTTCAGAAAAAACCAACCCACCAGAGATTATGATAATCTCTCGAATTGTGCTGTAAAATATGCTCAAGGTCTGCCTTTAGCACTCAAAGTCCTGGGAGCTTTTCTTCATAACAAAACTATACGCGAGTGGGAAGATGAGTtagaaaaaataaggaaaattccACAAAGGGGAATCCATGATGTGCTTAAATCAAGCTTCGATGGACTAGATTACACAGAGAGGGCCATCTTTCTAGATATTGCATGTTTCTTTAAAGGGATGGAGAAAGACCATGCAACCCGAATTCTAGACGGTTGTGGTTTCCATCCTCATATAGGAATAAGAGTTCTAATCGATCGAGCTCTCATAACTGTCTCAGAGAAGGGGGAACTGGAGATGCATGATTCATTAGAGGAAATGGGTCGGGAAATCGTTCGCCAACAATCTATCAGAGAGCCTGGGGGACGAAGTAGGTTGTGGAGTTATGAAGATGTTCATCACGTGCTAACTCAAAATACG GCTACGAATGCAATTGAAAGCATATTCGTGGATTTCTCATACTCAGACTGGGTATGCTTAAAtgctgaagcttttgttagtatGACTCAACTAAGACTTCTCAAGATCGGTCATAAGGGCTCAATTTTTGAAGATTACTACAAACACCACCTGATTGGGCCCTTTAAGTTACTTAACTTGAGGTATCTCTCCTTGTTTGAATTCCCTCTCAAGTCTTTGCCGTCCAACTTTCAATTGAAAAATCTTGTTGAACTTGACATGCAATTTAGTCTCATTGACCGACTTTGGGAAGGAACCCAG ACGCTGAAAACGTTGAAATTCATCAATTTAAGTTATTGTGAATACCTTAAGGAAACCCCTGACTTCACAAATGTGCCAAATATTGAGAGGCTAATTCTTCAATGTTGTACAAGGTTAGTTGAGGTTCACCCGTCTACTTCAACTCTTACAAACCTTGTTTTATTGAATCTGAATTCGTGTCATGACCTTAAGATTCTACCCAGCAACATTCGTATGAAATATCTCAAAACCTTTAATCTTTTTGGTTGCTTGAGCCTTGAGATGTTTCCAGAGATTTCAGAAGTGATTGAGGGGTTAAAAGAGCTTGATTTATCCAGGTCAAGAATTAAAGAACTGCCCCCGTCAATTAATAATCTCACGGGGTTGAGTAATTTCAACCTAAAAGATTGCAAGGAACTTAAGAGTCTACCCAGCAAAATTCGTATGAGATCTCTCAAAACCTTTAATCTTTCTGGCTGCTCCAGTCTTGAGATGTTTCCAGAGATTTTAGAAGGTATGGAGGAGTTAAAAGAGCTTAATTTAACCTggtcaaaaattaaagaactgCCCTCGTCAATTAATAATCTCACGGGGTTGAGTCATTTGAACCTAGAACATTGCGAGGAACTTAAGATTCTTCCAAGCAGCATTTGTATGAAATCTCTTAAAACCTTTAATCTTTATGGTTGCTCCAATCTTGAGATGTTTCCAGAGATTTTAGAAG GTATGGAGGAGTTAGAAGAGCTTAATTTATCCGGATCCAAAATTAAAGAACTGCCCCTGTCAATTAATAATCTCACGGGGTTGAGTCATTTGAACCTAGAACATTGCATGGAACTTAAGAGTCTTCCAAGCAGCATTCGTATGAAATCTCTCAAAACCCTTGAACTTTATGGCTGCTCGAGTCTAGAGATGTTTCCAGAGATTTCAGAATGTATTGAGGGATTAAAAGAGCTTAATTTATCCGGGTCTAAAATTAAAGAACTGCCCCTGTCAATTAATAATCTCACGGGGTTGagtcatttgaacctaaaacatTGCGTGGAACTTAAGAGTCTTCCAAGCAGCATTTGTATGAAATCTCTCAAAACCCTTGATCTTTATGACTGCTCCAATCTTGAGATGTTTCCAGAGATTTTAGAAGGTATGGAGGAGTTAGAAGAGCTTGATTTATCCggatcaaaaattaaagaactgCCCCTATCAATTAATAATCTCACGGGATTAAGTCATTTGAAGCTAGAATATTGCGTGGAACTTAAGAGTCTTCCAAGCAACATTTGTCAGCTCAAGTCCCTTGTCTGTCTATCTCTTTCCAATTGTACAAAATTTGAGGTGTTTCCAAGCATTGAAGAAAATATGGAAGGATTAAGAGAGCTTTTCTTGGATGGAACATCTATCAAAGAGCTTTCCCCCTGGATTGAACGGCTTACGGGGCTTCAGTATTTAAATCTGAGAAACTGCAAAAGCATTGTACATCTTCCCGACACGCTCTGTAATTTGGCACACCTTATCACAGACACATAG
- the LOC126628761 gene encoding disease resistance protein RPV1-like isoform X17: protein MASSSSSSSSGLGWKYDVFINFRGEDTRRGFVSHLYKALAKKPINAFIDAEKLRKGDHLSQLLTAIRESRISIVVFSQDYASSTWCLKELVQILECKDTNNQIVLPIFYEVDPSDIRRLKRKFAEAFAKHDRDSNAEMEEVQRWRSALKTATSLSGWDSQNYENDAVLIEEIVEDVYSRLINISSTSSKDNGLVDMDSHMHEMLSLLYPSEGETNNVRVVGIWGMGGLGKTTIARAVYDEIACRFEACCFLKNVKEGFMKQGELHVQTVLLSSISDNKVGSSDISRRGFQVMLRSLGQRKVLIVVDDVDKLEQIEALLGERHSFGGGSRIIITSRDSQLLSIADVIYNPKTLSDYGALELFRRHAFRKNQPTRDYDNLSNCAVKYAQGLPLALKVLGAFLHNKTIREWEDELEKIRKIPQRGIHDVLKSSFDGLDYTERAIFLDIACFFKGMEKDHATRILDGCGFHPHIGIRVLIDRALITVSEKGELEMHDSLEEMGREIVRQQSIREPGGRSRLWSYEDVHHVLTQNTATNAIESIFVDFSYSDWVCLNAEAFVSMTQLRLLKIGHKGSIFEDYYKHHLIGPFKLLNLRYLSLFEFPLKSLPSNFQLKNLVELDMQFSLIDRLWEGTQTLKTLKFINLSYCEYLKETPDFTNVPNIERLILQCCTRLVEVHPSTSTLTNLVLLNLNSCHDLKILPSNIRMKYLKTFNLFGCLSLEMFPEISEVIEGLKELDLSRSRIKELPPSINNLTGLSNFNLKDCKELKSLPSKIRMRSLKTFNLSGCSSLEMFPEILEGMEELEELNLSGSKIKELPLSINNLTGLSHLNLEHCMELKSLPSSIRMKSLKTLELYGCSSLEMFPEISECIEGLKELNLSGSKIKELPLSINNLTGLSHLNLKHCVELKSLPSSICMKSLKTLDLYDCSNLEMFPEILEGMEELEELDLSGSKIKELPLSINNLTGLSHLKLEYCVELKSLPSNICQLKSLVCLSLSNCTKFEVFPSIEENMEGLRELFLDGTSIKELSPWIERLTGLQYLNLRNCKSIVHLPDTLCNLAHLITDT from the exons atggcttcttcttcttcttcttcttcttctggccTTGGTTGGAAATACGATGTGTTCATCAATTTCAGAGGGGAAGACACTCGCAGGGGCTTCGTCAGCCATCTCTACAAAGCTCTGGCTAAGAAACCAATCAACGCCTTCATTGATGCCGAGAAGCTCAGAAAAGGCGACCACCTTTCCCAGCTCCTGACAGCGATTCGAGAGTCGAGGATTTCGATTGTAGTTTTCTCTCAAGACTATGCTTCTTCCACTTGGTGCTTGAAAGAACTCGTGCAAATCCTGGAATGCAAGGATACCAATAACCAGATTGTACTCCCCATTTTCTATGAAGTTGATCCGTCTGATATTCGTAGACTCAAGAGAAAATTCGCCGAAGCTTTTGCTAAGCACGATCGTGATTCTAACGCCGAAATGGAAGAGGTTCAGAGATGGAGATCCGCTCTTAAGACTGCCACCAGTTTATCCGGCTGGGATTCGCAAAACTATGA GAATGATGCAGTGCTTATTGAGGAAATTGTAGAAGATGTTTATTCGAGATTGATCAACATCTCATCAACATCAAGCAAAGATAATGGCTTGGTTGACATGGATTCTCACATGCATGAAATGCTTTCATTATTATATCCCTCCGAAGGTGAAACGAATAATGTTCGCGTTGTTGGAATATGGGGTATGGGTGGTTTAGGCAAAACAACCATCGCTAGAGCTGTTTATGATGAAATCGCTTGTCGATTTGAAGCTtgttgctttcttaaaaatgtCAAGGAGGGTTTCATGAAGCAGGGCGAACTACATGTGCAGACAGTACTTCTATCTAGTATCTCAGACAACAAGGTGGGGAGTTCTGACATATCGAGAAGAGGTTTTCAGGTGATGTTAAGAAGCCTTGGTCAGAGAAAAGTTCTTATTGTTGTTGATGATGTGGACAAATTAGAACAAATTGAAGCTTTACTTGGAGAGCGACATTCCTTTGGTGGTGGAAGTAGGATTATTATCACAAGTAGAGATTCGCAGTTACTAAGCATAGCTGATGTGATATATAATCCTAAGACCTTGAGTGATTATGGAGCTCTGGAACTCTTTAGGCGGCACGCCTTCAGAAAAAACCAACCCACCAGAGATTATGATAATCTCTCGAATTGTGCTGTAAAATATGCTCAAGGTCTGCCTTTAGCACTCAAAGTCCTGGGAGCTTTTCTTCATAACAAAACTATACGCGAGTGGGAAGATGAGTtagaaaaaataaggaaaattccACAAAGGGGAATCCATGATGTGCTTAAATCAAGCTTCGATGGACTAGATTACACAGAGAGGGCCATCTTTCTAGATATTGCATGTTTCTTTAAAGGGATGGAGAAAGACCATGCAACCCGAATTCTAGACGGTTGTGGTTTCCATCCTCATATAGGAATAAGAGTTCTAATCGATCGAGCTCTCATAACTGTCTCAGAGAAGGGGGAACTGGAGATGCATGATTCATTAGAGGAAATGGGTCGGGAAATCGTTCGCCAACAATCTATCAGAGAGCCTGGGGGACGAAGTAGGTTGTGGAGTTATGAAGATGTTCATCACGTGCTAACTCAAAATACG GCTACGAATGCAATTGAAAGCATATTCGTGGATTTCTCATACTCAGACTGGGTATGCTTAAAtgctgaagcttttgttagtatGACTCAACTAAGACTTCTCAAGATCGGTCATAAGGGCTCAATTTTTGAAGATTACTACAAACACCACCTGATTGGGCCCTTTAAGTTACTTAACTTGAGGTATCTCTCCTTGTTTGAATTCCCTCTCAAGTCTTTGCCGTCCAACTTTCAATTGAAAAATCTTGTTGAACTTGACATGCAATTTAGTCTCATTGACCGACTTTGGGAAGGAACCCAG ACGCTGAAAACGTTGAAATTCATCAATTTAAGTTATTGTGAATACCTTAAGGAAACCCCTGACTTCACAAATGTGCCAAATATTGAGAGGCTAATTCTTCAATGTTGTACAAGGTTAGTTGAGGTTCACCCGTCTACTTCAACTCTTACAAACCTTGTTTTATTGAATCTGAATTCGTGTCATGACCTTAAGATTCTACCCAGCAACATTCGTATGAAATATCTCAAAACCTTTAATCTTTTTGGTTGCTTGAGCCTTGAGATGTTTCCAGAGATTTCAGAAGTGATTGAGGGGTTAAAAGAGCTTGATTTATCCAGGTCAAGAATTAAAGAACTGCCCCCGTCAATTAATAATCTCACGGGGTTGAGTAATTTCAACCTAAAAGATTGCAAGGAACTTAAGAGTCTACCCAGCAAAATTCGTATGAGATCTCTCAAAACCTTTAATCTTTCTGGCTGCTCCAGTCTTGAGATGTTTCCAGAGATTTTAGAAG GTATGGAGGAGTTAGAAGAGCTTAATTTATCCGGATCCAAAATTAAAGAACTGCCCCTGTCAATTAATAATCTCACGGGGTTGAGTCATTTGAACCTAGAACATTGCATGGAACTTAAGAGTCTTCCAAGCAGCATTCGTATGAAATCTCTCAAAACCCTTGAACTTTATGGCTGCTCGAGTCTAGAGATGTTTCCAGAGATTTCAGAATGTATTGAGGGATTAAAAGAGCTTAATTTATCCGGGTCTAAAATTAAAGAACTGCCCCTGTCAATTAATAATCTCACGGGGTTGagtcatttgaacctaaaacatTGCGTGGAACTTAAGAGTCTTCCAAGCAGCATTTGTATGAAATCTCTCAAAACCCTTGATCTTTATGACTGCTCCAATCTTGAGATGTTTCCAGAGATTTTAGAAGGTATGGAGGAGTTAGAAGAGCTTGATTTATCCggatcaaaaattaaagaactgCCCCTATCAATTAATAATCTCACGGGATTAAGTCATTTGAAGCTAGAATATTGCGTGGAACTTAAGAGTCTTCCAAGCAACATTTGTCAGCTCAAGTCCCTTGTCTGTCTATCTCTTTCCAATTGTACAAAATTTGAGGTGTTTCCAAGCATTGAAGAAAATATGGAAGGATTAAGAGAGCTTTTCTTGGATGGAACATCTATCAAAGAGCTTTCCCCCTGGATTGAACGGCTTACGGGGCTTCAGTATTTAAATCTGAGAAACTGCAAAAGCATTGTACATCTTCCCGACACGCTCTGTAATTTGGCACACCTTATCACAGACACATAG